The proteins below are encoded in one region of Campylobacter rectus:
- the speA gene encoding biosynthetic arginine decarboxylase, with amino-acid sequence MYDYGLNLWGNNNFIVENGKICVNTGSKPAIIDIVKSIRSEGYRGPLLLRFPHLIHKQISQIYKSFESAKNEFGYKGSFNAVYPLKVNQYPGFVKNLVRHGQKYGYGLEAGSKAELLLVMAYNNEGAPITVNGFKDKEMINIGFIAAEMGHNITLTIEGLNELEAIIAIAKERFAPKPNIGLRIRLHSSGSGVWAKSGGINSKFGLTATELIEAVNLLKEANLLDRFNMIHFHIGSQITEIHPLKKALIEAGNIYAELRKMGAKNLKAINLGGGLAIEYSQFKENSSRNYTLSEYANDVVYLLKTMATQRNEVEPDIFIESGRFVSASHAVLVAPVLELFSQDYTEEKLVLKKKNPQLITELNDLLNTIKPSNAMEYLHDSIDHMESILTLFDLGYVDLQDRSNAEILTHLIIKKAAKILGTKQHNAELLKLQEEAQERYLVNFSLFQSLPDFWGLKQNFPIMPLDRLDVRPTRSASLWDITCDSDGEIGFDDEENPLFLHDVDVEKEEYFLGFFLVGAYQEVLGMKHNLFTHPTEATIEIDAEGFKVSHLLESQSILDIMEDLDYDIYEIQDILNERIEKSKLVNDSQRKQILGEMYLFLNDNGYLKTIS; translated from the coding sequence ATGTATGATTACGGTTTAAATTTGTGGGGAAACAATAACTTCATTGTCGAAAACGGTAAAATTTGCGTCAATACCGGCTCAAAACCGGCCATCATCGACATCGTAAAAAGCATCAGGAGCGAAGGCTACCGAGGCCCGCTATTGCTGCGCTTCCCTCACCTCATACACAAGCAAATTTCGCAAATTTACAAAAGCTTTGAGAGCGCTAAAAACGAATTCGGCTACAAAGGCAGCTTTAACGCCGTTTATCCGCTAAAAGTAAATCAATATCCGGGTTTTGTAAAAAACCTAGTCCGTCACGGCCAAAAATACGGCTACGGGCTGGAGGCAGGCTCAAAGGCCGAGCTGCTGCTGGTGATGGCGTATAATAACGAAGGTGCGCCGATAACCGTAAACGGCTTTAAAGATAAAGAGATGATAAACATTGGCTTTATCGCGGCCGAAATGGGGCACAACATCACGCTAACGATCGAGGGACTAAACGAGCTTGAGGCTATCATCGCCATCGCAAAAGAGCGTTTCGCGCCAAAGCCAAACATCGGCCTGCGTATCAGGCTGCATAGCAGCGGATCCGGCGTCTGGGCTAAAAGCGGCGGTATAAACTCCAAATTCGGCCTAACCGCAACCGAGCTAATCGAAGCGGTAAATTTGCTAAAAGAGGCAAATTTGCTCGACCGCTTTAATATGATCCACTTTCATATCGGTTCGCAAATCACCGAAATCCACCCGCTAAAAAAAGCTCTAATCGAAGCAGGAAACATCTACGCCGAGCTGCGAAAAATGGGTGCGAAAAACCTAAAAGCCATAAATTTGGGCGGCGGTCTAGCTATAGAATACTCGCAGTTTAAGGAAAACTCGAGCCGAAACTACACGCTTAGCGAATACGCCAACGACGTGGTCTATCTGCTAAAAACGATGGCGACGCAGCGAAACGAGGTGGAGCCTGATATCTTTATCGAGAGCGGCCGTTTCGTCTCGGCTTCGCACGCCGTGCTGGTTGCGCCCGTTTTGGAGCTCTTTAGCCAGGACTACACCGAGGAAAAACTCGTGCTGAAAAAGAAAAACCCTCAGCTAATCACCGAGCTAAACGATCTGCTAAACACGATAAAACCGTCAAACGCGATGGAGTATCTGCACGACAGCATCGATCATATGGAGAGCATTTTGACGCTATTTGATCTAGGCTACGTCGATTTGCAGGATCGCTCGAACGCTGAAATTTTAACCCACCTAATCATCAAAAAAGCGGCTAAAATCCTCGGCACCAAACAGCACAACGCCGAGCTTTTAAAGCTACAGGAAGAGGCGCAGGAGCGCTATCTCGTAAATTTTTCGCTATTTCAGTCGTTGCCTGATTTTTGGGGCTTAAAGCAAAATTTCCCTATCATGCCGCTTGACCGCCTGGACGTGCGCCCTACCCGTTCGGCGTCGCTGTGGGATATCACTTGCGATAGCGACGGCGAGATAGGCTTTGACGACGAGGAAAATCCTCTGTTTTTACACGACGTGGACGTGGAAAAAGAGGAGTACTTTTTAGGATTTTTCCTAGTCGGAGCGTATCAGGAGGTGCTGGGTATGAAACACAACCTCTTTACTCACCCGACCGAAGCTACTATCGAGATAGACGCCGAGGGCTTTAAGGTGTCGCACCTGCTGGAGAGCCAATCGATCCTTGATATCATGGAGGATCTTGACTACGACATCTACGAGATCCAAGACATCCTAAACGAGCGTATCGAAAAGTCAAAGCTCGTAAACGACTCGCAACGAAAGCAAATTTTAGGCGAAATGTATCTGTTTTTAAACGATAACGGCTATCTAAAAACTATATCTTAA
- the tmk gene encoding dTMP kinase — MYILFEGIDGAGKSTQIARLATAYPQAIVTKEPGGTKLGENLREILLKENDLDKRAEILLFLADRAEHSGKIIKPNSDKMILSDRGFVSGMAYALAGGNFSFEELLSLNKFALQGNFPQKIVFFKADESTLRSRLSSRAQMDGIEARGFEYLLRVQDAMEEILQKLDVSYVTIDAALDEEKITNLIKEFIND, encoded by the coding sequence TTGTATATTTTATTTGAAGGTATCGACGGCGCGGGCAAAAGCACGCAGATAGCGCGGCTGGCGACGGCTTACCCGCAAGCGATCGTGACTAAGGAGCCGGGCGGTACGAAGCTTGGCGAAAATTTGCGCGAGATATTACTAAAAGAAAACGATCTGGATAAAAGGGCCGAAATTTTGCTATTTTTGGCCGATAGAGCCGAGCATTCGGGTAAGATAATAAAACCCAACTCAGATAAAATGATTTTGAGCGACAGAGGCTTTGTTTCAGGCATGGCCTACGCGCTGGCGGGCGGAAATTTTAGCTTTGAAGAGCTTTTAAGCTTAAATAAATTTGCCCTACAAGGAAATTTTCCGCAAAAAATAGTATTTTTTAAAGCGGACGAAAGCACGCTAAGATCGCGCTTAAGCTCGCGCGCGCAGATGGACGGCATAGAGGCTAGGGGTTTTGAGTATCTACTAAGAGTACAGGACGCGATGGAGGAAATTTTGCAAAAACTAGACGTCAGTTACGTCACGATCGACGCCGCCCTGGACGAAGAAAAAATAACGAATTTGATAAAGGAGTTTATAAATGATTAG
- the hisS gene encoding histidine--tRNA ligase, translating into MISALRGMKDVLPPQSGLYERIIKICEEVAKNYGYEFVLSPHLEQTALFRRSVGESSDIVGKEMYQFEDKGGNDVCLRPEGTAGVVRAFIEAKFDRTGGVRRYFYHGSMFRYERPQKGRLREFHQFGCECFGEPSVYEDASVILMINEIFSRLGIKTKLLINSLGDAASMGAYRQKLVKFLDAHEEQICEDCKRRKLTNPIRVLDCKAQSCQKIYENAPLIIGSLNDECAGEFKKLQEILSGNGVEFEIDPKLVRGLDYYCKTAFEFVSSEIGAKSAVAGGGRYDRLVEYLGGKASYGVGFAMGIERIMEILGGRESQSARSGVYIGAMDADGVDAVYKIAINLRKSIPVLVSYEPKKLQKHLNAADNANTRICLCVGEDELKSGKIWLKDLSEKAEKTLDLADLETELKRILNV; encoded by the coding sequence ATGATTAGCGCATTAAGGGGGATGAAGGACGTTTTGCCACCCCAGTCGGGACTTTACGAGAGGATAATCAAAATCTGCGAAGAGGTCGCGAAAAACTACGGATACGAGTTCGTGCTGTCTCCACACCTGGAGCAAACGGCGCTTTTTCGCCGCAGCGTCGGGGAAAGCAGCGATATCGTGGGCAAGGAGATGTATCAGTTTGAGGACAAGGGCGGTAACGACGTTTGCCTGCGTCCGGAGGGCACTGCCGGCGTCGTGCGCGCCTTTATCGAGGCCAAATTTGACCGCACTGGCGGCGTGAGACGGTACTTTTACCACGGCTCGATGTTTCGCTACGAGCGTCCGCAAAAAGGACGTTTGCGCGAGTTTCATCAGTTTGGCTGCGAGTGCTTCGGCGAGCCTAGCGTTTATGAGGATGCGAGCGTTATTTTGATGATAAACGAGATCTTCTCGCGCCTGGGTATCAAAACCAAGTTACTCATAAATTCGCTCGGAGATGCCGCTAGTATGGGTGCATACAGGCAAAAGCTGGTTAAATTTTTAGACGCGCACGAGGAGCAAATTTGCGAGGACTGCAAGCGCAGAAAGCTAACAAATCCTATCCGCGTGCTAGACTGCAAGGCCCAGAGCTGTCAGAAAATTTACGAAAACGCGCCGCTGATAATCGGTAGCCTAAACGACGAATGCGCGGGCGAGTTTAAAAAGTTGCAAGAAATTTTAAGCGGCAACGGCGTGGAGTTTGAGATAGATCCAAAGCTTGTGCGCGGGCTTGATTACTACTGCAAAACGGCGTTTGAGTTCGTTTCAAGCGAGATCGGCGCAAAGAGCGCGGTCGCAGGCGGCGGACGCTACGACAGATTGGTCGAGTACCTAGGCGGCAAGGCTAGCTACGGCGTGGGCTTTGCGATGGGTATCGAGCGCATAATGGAAATCCTAGGCGGCCGAGAGAGCCAAAGCGCAAGAAGCGGCGTATATATCGGCGCGATGGATGCCGATGGCGTGGACGCGGTCTATAAAATAGCGATAAATTTAAGAAAAAGCATCCCCGTCCTAGTAAGCTACGAACCTAAAAAACTACAAAAGCACTTAAATGCGGCCGATAATGCTAACACTAGGATTTGCCTGTGCGTCGGCGAGGACGAGCTAAAATCGGGCAAAATTTGGCTAAAAGATCTGAGCGAGAAAGCCGAAAAAACGCTTGATTTGGCGGATCTGGAGACGGAACTTAAAAGGATTTTAAATGTATGA
- a CDS encoding pyridoxal phosphate-dependent aminotransferase, translating to MLSKRVQVLGESLTIEISTKAKEMKARGEDVISFGAGEPDFDTPEIIKNEVKAALDKGCGKYTAVAGTPEVREAVAAKLKRDNGLNYAPNQIITNVGAKHSLFNVFQALVDHGDEVIVPSPYWVSYPEMVKFSGGNPVFIETNEKTGFKITPEQLKAAITPRTKILVLNSPCNPTGAIYSRKELEALGEVLKDTKIIVASDEMYEKLNYEGEFVATAAVSEDMFNRTITINGLSKCGAMPGWRFGYMASPFKELNAAVNKLQSQSTSNINSLTQAGAIPALLGKADEDIAYMKGEFKKRRDLGVEMINAIPGLSVLKPDGAFYLFINCSEVEPDSMKFCKELLEKAKVAVVPGVGFGMDGYFRLSFATDLESIRKGIARIGEFVKSYKK from the coding sequence ATGCTATCAAAAAGAGTTCAGGTGCTAGGCGAGAGCCTAACCATCGAAATCAGCACCAAGGCAAAAGAGATGAAAGCCCGCGGCGAGGACGTGATCAGTTTCGGCGCGGGCGAACCGGACTTTGACACGCCAGAGATCATCAAAAACGAAGTAAAAGCCGCCCTAGATAAAGGTTGCGGCAAATATACCGCCGTCGCCGGCACGCCCGAGGTGAGAGAGGCAGTCGCCGCAAAACTCAAGCGCGACAACGGTTTAAACTACGCGCCAAATCAAATAATAACAAACGTCGGCGCCAAGCACTCGCTTTTTAACGTATTCCAAGCGCTAGTCGATCATGGCGACGAGGTCATCGTACCAAGCCCGTACTGGGTGAGCTACCCGGAGATGGTCAAATTTAGCGGCGGCAATCCCGTCTTTATCGAAACTAACGAAAAGACCGGCTTTAAAATCACTCCCGAGCAGCTAAAGGCGGCGATCACTCCTAGAACTAAAATTTTAGTATTAAACAGCCCTTGCAACCCGACGGGCGCGATATATAGCCGCAAAGAGCTCGAAGCGCTGGGCGAAGTGCTAAAAGATACGAAAATCATCGTAGCTAGCGACGAAATGTACGAAAAGCTAAACTACGAGGGCGAATTCGTCGCGACCGCGGCGGTGAGCGAGGATATGTTTAACCGCACGATCACGATAAACGGCCTAAGCAAGTGCGGCGCGATGCCTGGCTGGAGATTTGGCTACATGGCTAGCCCGTTTAAAGAGCTAAACGCCGCGGTAAACAAGCTGCAAAGCCAAAGCACGAGCAACATAAACTCTCTAACGCAAGCCGGCGCCATCCCTGCGTTGCTCGGCAAAGCCGACGAGGACATCGCGTATATGAAGGGCGAGTTTAAAAAGCGCCGCGACCTAGGCGTCGAGATGATAAACGCTATACCGGGGCTTAGCGTGCTTAAGCCTGACGGCGCGTTTTATCTTTTTATAAACTGCTCCGAGGTCGAGCCAGATAGTATGAAATTTTGCAAAGAGCTGCTAGAAAAGGCCAAGGTTGCCGTGGTGCCCGGCGTTGGGTTTGGTATGGACGGATACTTTAGGCTGTCTTTTGCGACTGATTTAGAAAGTATCAGAAAAGGTATCGCAAGGATCGGCGAATTTGTAAAAAGCTATAAAAAGTAG
- the coaD gene encoding pantetheine-phosphate adenylyltransferase — protein sequence MKACIYPGTFDPVTNGHVDVIRRATKIFDKVIVAVAASESKQPYFSLARRVEMVKISTADLKNVEVVGFDNLLVDFAKSCGVNVVIRGLRAVSDFEYELQIGYANATLWEELETVYLMPSLKNAFISSSIVRSVLSHDGDVSKLVPSEILETLKG from the coding sequence AACGGACACGTCGACGTTATCAGGCGGGCGACTAAAATTTTCGATAAAGTCATCGTCGCAGTTGCGGCTAGCGAGAGTAAGCAGCCCTATTTTAGCCTGGCTAGACGCGTTGAGATGGTAAAAATCTCAACGGCGGATTTAAAAAACGTCGAGGTCGTGGGCTTTGATAACCTGCTCGTCGATTTTGCCAAAAGCTGCGGCGTAAACGTCGTGATCCGCGGACTTCGCGCGGTTAGCGACTTTGAGTACGAGCTGCAAATCGGCTACGCAAACGCCACGCTTTGGGAGGAGCTTGAGACCGTTTATCTGATGCCGAGCCTCAAAAACGCCTTTATCTCAAGCTCGATCGTGCGCTCCGTTCTCAGCCACGACGGCGACGTCAGCAAGCTGGTTCCGAGCGAAATTTTAGAAACTTTGAAAGGCTAA